One genomic segment of Candidatus Dadabacteria bacterium includes these proteins:
- a CDS encoding SCO family protein, with product MKRHYLLLTALALIAVVWVAVLGFLGTDKGSFHGDEYRRPAFDFSLTDHRNREFSLSDHSGKVILLNFGFTNCPDVCPTTLGMLGEVLDLVGDEGAVMALFITVDPERDTVAKLGTYVPFFHEGIIGLTGPEQSIKQVNDACGTFYSKERETSESDYGVAHSPAVYLIGPGGEMMLRYPKEKLDPKKIAGDVKRLLL from the coding sequence ATGAAACGGCACTACTTGCTTTTAACCGCTTTGGCGCTGATCGCTGTTGTGTGGGTTGCGGTCCTTGGGTTCCTCGGCACGGACAAGGGAAGCTTCCACGGGGATGAGTATCGCCGCCCCGCCTTTGATTTTTCCCTTACCGACCACCGGAACCGAGAATTTTCTCTCTCCGACCACTCGGGCAAGGTCATACTGCTTAATTTCGGGTTTACGAACTGTCCGGACGTATGTCCCACCACCCTGGGGATGCTGGGAGAGGTGCTTGATCTTGTGGGAGACGAGGGGGCGGTCATGGCGCTTTTCATAACCGTTGACCCGGAGCGCGACACCGTGGCCAAACTCGGGACCTACGTTCCGTTTTTCCACGAAGGTATAATAGGTCTCACGGGTCCAGAGCAGTCTATAAAGCAGGTAAACGACGCCTGCGGAACCTTTTATTCAAAGGAGCGGGAGACCTCAGAGTCAGACTACGGGGTAGCTCACTCCCCTGCGGTTTACCTGATAGGTCCCGGAGGCGAGATGATGCTTCGCTACCCCAAGGAAAAGCTTGACCCGAAGAAAATAGCAGGCGACGTAAAACGCCTTCTTCTGTAA